The following are from one region of the Vitis riparia cultivar Riparia Gloire de Montpellier isolate 1030 chromosome 9, EGFV_Vit.rip_1.0, whole genome shotgun sequence genome:
- the LOC117921488 gene encoding acid phosphatase 1-like translates to MGRVALLLFLFAVTVELSLGISHEIHPLRPRLGSGAANLQVLNISCLSWRFGVETNNIIGWYGVPQTCKSYVGHYMLGTQYRDDSRLVVYEAIAYAESLKLVGDGKDVWVFDIDETTLSNLPYYVDNGLGTGKYNATLFNSWVLQAKAPALPESLKLYKKLLSLGIKVVFLTGRGGSQRNATVTNLKNEGFLTWEKLILRGSSETGTALVYKSNKRKMLEQNGYRIVGNIGDQWSDILGTNTGNRTFKLPDPMYYVA, encoded by the exons ATGGGAAGAGTGGCTCTATTGCTCTTTCTTTTTGCCGTTACTGTTGAACTCTCTCTAGGAATATCCCATGAAATTCACCCTCTCCGCCCACGACTTGGCTCCGGGGCCGCCAACCTGCAGGTATTGAATATTTCCTGCCTGAGTTGGAGATTTGGAGTGGAAACAAACAACATTATTGGGTGGTATGGTGTGCCACAAACATGTAAAAGCTATGTAGGGCATTACATGCTTGGCACCCAATACCGGGACGACTCAAGACTGGTGGTGTATGAGGCAATTGCTTATGCTGAAAGCCTCAAGTTGGTTGGAGATGGCAAGGACGTATGGGTGTTTGATATAGATGAGACAACCCTTTCTAATCTGCCTTACTATGTTGACAATGGACTTGG GACTGGAAAATACAATGCCACACTGTTCAATTCTTGGGTCCTCCAAGCCAAGGCACCGGCACTGCCAGAAAGTCTTAAGCTGTACAAGAAGTTGTTGTCCCTTGGGATTAAAGTTGTGTTCCTAACAGGCAGAGGAGGATCCCAGAGAAATGCCACAGTAACCAATCTAAAGAATGAGGGATTCCTTACTTGGGAGAAGCTCATACTCAG gggATCATCGGAGACAGGTACTGCACTTGTgtacaaatcaaataaaaggaaaatgctTGAGCAAAATGGATATAGAATAGTAGGAAACATTGGTGATCAATGGAGTGATATCTTGGGAACCAATACAGGAAATAGGACTTTTAAGTTGCCTGATCCAATGTATTACGTTGCTTGA